In Populus nigra chromosome 10, ddPopNigr1.1, whole genome shotgun sequence, the following proteins share a genomic window:
- the LOC133704756 gene encoding mavicyanin-like, with amino-acid sequence MALVKRVLALLMSITLAMELIHAAVYKVGDSAGWTTIGNFDYKKWSATKTFQVHDIILFEYNAQFHNVMRVTHAMYKACNTSAPLATYTTGNDSITIKTRGHHFFFCGVPGHCQAGQKVDINVLQSNEMAPTSSVSSSESSPPVPSAKAPGPAPSNAMPLKALKSPSGNIGLAMAVLATFLITFAQF; translated from the exons ATGGCTTTGGTGAAGAGAGTCCTGGCTCTGCTGATGTCAATCACACTAGCGATGGAGTTGATCCATGCAGCTGTGTACAAGGTTGGGGATTCTGCTGGTTGGACCACAATTGGCAACTTTGACTACAAAAAATGGTCTGCTACCAAGACCTTCCAAGTTCATGATATTATCC TTTTCGAATACAATGCTCAATTTCACAATGTGATGCGAGTTACACATGCAATGTACAAAGCATGCAATACCTCTGCCCCTCTGGCAACCTACACCACCGGCAATGATTCGATCACTATCAAGACTCGTGGTCACCACTTCTTTTTCTGTGGTGTCCCTGGCCATTGCCAAGCTGGACAGAAGGTTGACATTAATGTACTACAAAGCAATGAAATGGCACCAACTTCGTCCGTTTCTTCTTCAGAGTCCTCTCCACCAGTTCCTTCTGCCAAAGCACCCGGGCCGGCCCCAAGTAATGCCATGCCATTGAAGGCTTTGAAAAGTCCTTCTGGAAACATTGGTTTGGCAATGGCTGTTTTGGCAACGTTTTTGATCACTTTTGCTCAATTTTGA
- the LOC133704250 gene encoding sugar transport protein 8-like has translation MPAVVIANNGDVPEFEGRITFSVFVCVVIAACGGLMFGYDIGVSGGVTAMDDFLKKFFYQVWERKQQAHENNYCKYDNKKLQLFTSSLYIAALIASFLASKTCSKFGRKPTMQLASLFFIGGVALTTFAVNIEMLIIGRLLLGCGVGFANQAVPLFLSELAPAKIRGALNISFQLFITIGILIANIVNYAVGKIHPYGFRISLGIAGVPALLLCFGSLAIYETPTSLIERKKVEQGRAVLKKIRGVDNVDLEYDSIVHACEVASQITQPYHELMKRESRPPLVIAIVMQVFQQFTGINAIMFYAPVLFQTVGFGSDAALLSSVVTGLVNVLSTTVSVALVDKVGRRALLLEACVQMLITQCIIGGVLMKDLKTTGTLPSGDALVVVIMVCVFVAGFAWSWGPLGWLIPSETFPLETRTAGFSFAVSSNMLFTFVIAQAFLSMLCHLRAGIFFFFAAWIVVMGLFALFLLPETKGVPVDEMVDRVWKQHWFWKRFFNDEQVVEKGAIEMIHPHLT, from the exons ATGCCGGCTGTTGTGATCGCTAACAATGGCGACGTGCCAGAGTTTGAAGGCAGGATAACATTTAGTGTCTTCGTATGTGTGGTGATTGCGGCTTGTGGAGGCTTAATGTTTGGCTACGACATTGGAGTTTCAG GTGGTGTCACAGCCATGGATGATTTCTTGAAGAAATTCTTTTATCAAGTATGGGAAAGGAAGCAACAGGCTCATGAAAATAATTACTGTAAATATGACAATAAAAAACTGCAATTGTTCACATCGTCCCTGTACATAGCGGCTCTCATAGCCAGCTTTCTCGCTTCAAAGACGTGCTCAAAGTTTGGCCGAAAGCCAACTATGCAGCTTGCATCTCTTTTCTTCATCGGTGGCGTTGCTCTAACAACATTTGCTGTAAATATTGAAATGCTGATCATTGGGAGACTTCTTCTTGGTTGTGGAGTGGGATTCGCCAATCAG GCAGTACCGTTGTTTCTATCAGAGTTAGCTCCAGCAAAGATCCGTGGAGCACTTAACATTAGCTTCCAACTCTTCATTACAATCGGGATCTTGATTGCTAATATCGTCAACTATGCAGTCGGTAAGATTCATCCCTATGGATTTAGAATTTCACTTGGAATTGCTGGTGTACCTGCTCTACTGCTGTGCTTTGGTTCGCTTGCCATTTATGAGACTCCAACTAGCCTTATTGAGCGCAAGAAAGTAGAGCAAGGAAGGGCAGTGCTTAAAAAGATCAGGGGTGTAGATAATGTAGATCTTGAGTATGATTCGATCGTGCATGCTTGCGAGGTGGCTAGCCAAATTACCCAACCCTACCATGAACTCATGAAGAGAGAAAGCAGACCACCGCTAGTGATAGCCATCGTGATGCAAGTGTTCCAGCAATTCACCGGCATCAATGCCATTATGTTCTACGCGCCTGTTCTCTTTCAGACAGTCGGATTTGGGAGTGATGCTGCGTTGCTTTCTTCTGTCGTAACTGGCCTTGTCAATGTTCTGAGCACCACAGTTTCGGTAGCCCTCGTTGACAAGGTCGGTAGGAGGGCATTGCTGCTTGAAGCTTGTGTACAGATGCTTATTACCCAG TGTATCATTGGAGGTGTTCTGATGAAAGATTTGAAGACAACCGGCACCCTACCCAGTGGAGATGCATTGGTGGTGGTGATAATGGTATGCGTCTTTGTTGCTGGGTTTGCATGGTCATGGGGTCCTCTTGGTTGGTTAATTCCAAGCGAGACCTTCCCTCTTGAGACCAGAACAGCCGGGTTTTCCTTCGCAGTCAGCTCCAACATGCTTTTCACCTTTGTGATTGCACAAGCATTCTTGTCCATGCTATGCCATTTGAGAGCagggattttcttcttctttgctgCATGGATCGTGGTAATGGGACTGTTTGCACTATTTTTGCTCCCCGAGACAAAGGGCGTTCCTGTTGACGAGATGGTTGACAGAGTCTGGAAGCAGCATTGGTTCTGGAAGAGATTCTTCAATGATGAACAAGTGGTGGAAAAAGGAGCAATTGAGATGATCCACCCACATTTGACCTAA
- the LOC133704241 gene encoding sugar transport protein 8-like, which translates to MPAVVIANNGDVPEFEGRITFSVFVCVVIAACGGLMFGYDIGVSGGVTAMDDFLKKFFYQVWERKQQAHENNYCKYDNKKLQLFTSSLYIAALIASFLASKTCSKFGRKPTMQLASLFFIGGVALTTFAVNIEMLIIGRLLLGCGVGFANQAVPLFLSELAPAKIRGALNISFQLFITIGILIANIVNYAVGKIHPYGFRISLGIAGVPALLLCFGSLAIYETPTSLIERKKVEQGRAVLKKIRGVDNVDLEYDSIVHACEVASQITQPYHELMKRESRPPLVIAIVMQVFQQFTGINAIMFYAPVLFQTVGFGSDAALLSSVVTGLVNVLSTTVSVALVDKVGRRALLLEACVQMLITQCIIGGVLMKDLKTTGTLPSGDALVVVIMVCVFVAGFAWSWGPLGWLIPSETFPLETRTAGFSFAVSSNMLFTFVIAQAFLSMLCHLRAGIFFFFAAWIVVMGLFALFLLPETKGVPVDEMVDRVWKQHWFWKRFFNDEQVVEKGAIEMIHPHLT; encoded by the exons ATGCCGGCTGTTGTGATCGCTAACAATGGCGACGTGCCAGAGTTTGAAGGCAGGATAACATTTAGTGTCTTCGTATGTGTGGTGATTGCGGCTTGTGGAGGCTTAATGTTTGGCTACGACATTGGAGTTTCAG GTGGTGTCACAGCCATGGATGATTTCTTGAAGAAATTCTTTTATCAAGTATGGGAAAGGAAGCAACAGGCTCATGAAAATAATTACTGTAAATATGACAATAAAAAACTGCAATTGTTCACATCGTCCCTGTACATAGCGGCTCTCATAGCCAGCTTTCTCGCTTCAAAGACGTGCTCAAAGTTTGGCCGAAAGCCAACTATGCAGCTTGCATCTCTTTTCTTCATCGGTGGCGTTGCTCTAACAACATTTGCTGTAAATATTGAAATGCTGATCATTGGGAGACTTCTTCTTGGTTGTGGAGTGGGATTCGCCAATCAG GCAGTACCGTTGTTTCTATCAGAGTTAGCTCCAGCAAAGATCCGTGGAGCACTTAACATTAGCTTCCAACTCTTCATTACAATCGGGATCTTGATTGCTAATATCGTCAACTATGCAGTCGGTAAGATTCATCCCTACGGATTTAGAATTTCACTTGGAATTGCTGGTGTACCTGCTCTACTGCTGTGCTTTGGTTCGCTTGCCATTTATGAGACTCCAACTAGCCTTATTGAGCGCAAGAAAGTAGAGCAAGGAAGGGCAGTGCTTAAAAAGATCAGGGGTGTAGATAATGTAGATCTTGAGTATGATTCGATCGTGCATGCTTGCGAGGTGGCTAGCCAAATTACCCAACCCTACCATGAACTCATGAAGAGAGAAAGCAGACCACCGCTAGTGATAGCCATCGTGATGCAAGTGTTCCAGCAATTCACCGGCATCAATGCCATTATGTTCTACGCGCCTGTTCTCTTTCAGACAGTCGGATTTGGGAGTGATGCTGCGTTGCTTTCTTCTGTCGTAACTGGCCTTGTCAATGTTCTGAGCACCACAGTTTCGGTAGCCCTCGTTGACAAGGTCGGTAGGAGGGCATTGCTGCTTGAAGCTTGTGTACAGATGCTTATTACCCAG TGTATCATTGGAGGTGTTCTGATGAAAGATTTGAAGACAACCGGCACCCTACCCAGTGGAGATGCATTGGTGGTGGTGATAATGGTATGCGTCTTTGTTGCTGGGTTTGCATGGTCATGGGGTCCTCTTGGTTGGTTAATTCCAAGCGAGACCTTCCCTCTTGAGACCAGAACAGCCGGGTTTTCCTTCGCAGTCAGCTCCAACATGCTTTTCACCTTTGTGATTGCACAAGCATTCTTGTCCATGCTATGCCATTTGAGAGCagggattttcttcttctttgctgCATGGATCGTGGTAATGGGACTGTTTGCACTATTTTTGCTCCCCGAGACAAAGGGCGTTCCTGTTGACGAGATGGTTGACAGAGTCTGGAAGCAGCATTGGTTCTGGAAGAGATTCTTCAATGATGAACAAGTGGTGGAAAAAGGAGCAATTGAGATGATCCACCCACATTTGACCTAA